The Hordeum vulgare subsp. vulgare chromosome 7H, MorexV3_pseudomolecules_assembly, whole genome shotgun sequence DNA window tctcccccccccccaaaccgagttggactaggtttggtgggagggagtcctcctcccttcccacctcctccctttttttttttcttttcctcttgatttttcttctcttggcgcatagagtacttgtgggctgtcccaccagcccactaagggctggtgtgtctcccccaaggcctatgggcttccccggggtgggttacccccccccccccccccgggtgaactcccggaacccattcgtcattcccggtacattcccggtaactccgaaaaccttccggtaatcaaatgaggtcatcctatatatcaatcttcgtttccggaccattccggaaaccctcgtgacgtccgtgatctcatccgggactccgaacaacattcggtaaccaaccatataactcaaatacgcataaaacaacgtcgaaccttaagtgtggagaccctgcgggttcgagaactatgtagacatgacccgagagactcctcggtcaatatccaatagcgggacctggatgcccatattggatcctacatattctacgaagatcttatcgtttgaacctcagtgccaaggattcgtataatcccgtatgtcattccctttgtccttcggtatgttacttgcccgagattcgatcgtcagtatccgcatacctatttgagtctcgtttaccggcaagtctctttactcgttccgtaatacaagatcccgcaacttacactaagttacattgcttgcaaggcttgtgtgtgatgttgtattaccgagtgggccccgagatacctctccatcacacggagtgacaaatcccagtcttgatccatactaactcaactaacaccttcggagatacctgtagagcatctttatagtcacccagttacgttgcgacgtttgatacacagaaagcattcctctggtgtcagtgagttatatgatctcatggtcataggaataaatacttgacacgcagaaaacagtagcaacaaaatgacacgatcaacatgctacgtctattagtttgggtctagtccatcacgtgattctcctaatgacgtgatccagttatcaagcaacaacatcttgttcataatcagaagacactgactatctttgatcaactggctagccaactagaggcttgctagggatggtgttttgtctatgtatccacacatgtaaatgagtcttcattcaatacaattatagcatggataataaactattatcttgatacaggaattataataataactatatttattattgcctctagggcataattccaacaatattaTGATAGGATGTTTGAATATGATAAATCATTGAGTGATTGGAACCGATGAATATGGTACATACAAATAGTGATTGGTATTACACGAAAACAGTGAACCATCAAAAGAAAAAGTAATTTTGTTTTCACATTTTTATGTTACTTATTTGTTATCAGTTATAGATTATTGCCTCAAATCATTTTTACTCTGAGTCCACGAACACATTACATTATTTGATCAAGTTTATGTTAGGTAGCTTCACATGCTCTCTGATCTAAATAGCATTGCATACTCTCCTATCTATCTATATTTTTTGGCCAAGTTCGATGGGTTTTTTCTTCAAAAGCAGTGGTACTTTGTAATGGGTATAATCTTGCGGTGAACTATATACCAACCGCAGAATAGGGACAAAACATGTATTGTACTATtttcattaaggataaaacaattgTGTCTCTTCATATTACTTGATGTTTTGTTGTCTATATATGTCATCATGCTTATTGCTATGCTTTGTTTTGTATAAACTTAATACTTTAAGATGCATGATAGATAACAATCTTTAAGTGAATCATTAGTAGTGGTACAGTTGGATTAACAATGTACTTATtatggacgtgatgactatataaTATTATACCATGAATGATCATAATCATAAATATAAATATTACAATTTAATCGCTACCCAGTTGTAATTCTTCACCATGCCACTAGCTTGTTCGGGAGAGATGCCAGTAGTGAACCAATGACCCCTTGTGTCTATTCTTCATTACTGGAATATTCATCACAATTTCTACTTTTTACCATTTTATTTTGCAACCAACATCTGTATCAATTGATGTTTAATCATGTAACTAGCAGGACAAGAGGCTTGACGACCTTCTTGCCGTGTTAGAGACAAACGTGTTTTGTGCTTTGTTGGGAGGTAACACTCACTTTGGTTCCTAGATGTATCCTTGGTTCAAATAACCTTGATTCTCTAACCAagaaaaatacttactgctagatTACATCATCTTTACGCTTGTGGTATCCCAACCACTCTTACGAGCGAGCAAGCACCGGCCGCGAGCGACAACGTGTACGCGCGAGAGCGTCGGTGGATCCCGATCGAGGATGCACTCCTCCCGTCAGTCCTTCACTGTTCCCTCACAATGATGGAGATGGATGCGCGGCGCCTTCGCCGCAAGAATGTGAAGGTGCTCCGGCTCACCCTCGAGCCGTTGGAGCACAAGGCATCCAAGGAGGTGACGACCAAAGCATGTGAAGGAGCACAATCGCTTGCTCCAGAGATTGACGGGTCAAAGGTGCTCCAACAACTTCAGAGAGTGGCGGACGGCTCCAGGTCAAGCTTCGACAATGACGACACATCGCCGCACGCCGACACCTACATGAAAGGGGCCTAACCGCACCGGCAACCGCAAAGGGAAGGGGCCGGCAAGATAAAGGTTGTTTGTAGTATGAGTTTGCACTGTTTGCCGATCAACTTTGATCTTTTGTCCCACGCTGGACTACGATCCGGCAGTATAAAAAATGAATTAAGCGTGTTTGTCGTCTTTATATACGCAACGTTGCATGAGTTTGAAGTTTCGAATCCGAAGGACGCAGCTCTAAGAGCAGACAAATAAGATGCACCGGGCACTGCCGACGGAAACACGTCCCGGCAGTAGATGCTGTTACGCTGAGGAGTGAGGAGAAACTTTATTCATAGGTGGTAGCAAACACACGAGAACGTACGTACACAACCAGCTGACTCACGCGCACGTATATATGCGTGCGCAGCTTAGAGCAAACCACGTTTATTTAGACGTCCACCATTCAGCCGTACACGCACGCACGGACACGTACGTACGTACCAGCTCGATGGTGTCGTGGACCGTATGATTAACCACACGTTACATTACGTATATAGACCGCCGTCCACCGGTGTCTGGCATCGCGCACAACACCGGCCTCACGGGACGGATAATCAGCACTTGGGCCTTGGGAGGCCGCACGCGGCGACGACGCTCTGCGCCCTGGGGCTGTTGACGTAGCCGCGGTACGCCGGGTCGCGCGCGTACTGGCACAGGCACGCCCGCTGGGCGCGCAGCCGGGCGCAGCACCCTGGAGTCACCGCCCCGCCCAGCATGATGGCGCCCACGCACGGGCTCAGCCCGCCCGCGtcgcaccccgccgccgccgccgtgtccGCGGCGAGCAGGCCGCACAGGACGAGCAGCAGCACGCAGGCCGCGGCCTTGTTGTTGCCCATGGTGACTTGCTTTCCT harbors:
- the LOC123411401 gene encoding probable non-specific lipid-transfer protein 2, giving the protein MGNNKAAACVLLLVLCGLLAADTAAAAGCDAGGLSPCVGAIMLGGAVTPGCCARLRAQRACLCQYARDPAYRGYVNSPRAQSVVAACGLPRPKC